In Liquorilactobacillus hordei DSM 19519, the following proteins share a genomic window:
- a CDS encoding HAD family hydrolase yields MNLKLVIFDMDGLVVDSEKIYFAANQRAAKKLGMQYSMDYYQRFIGSGNDLMYSEMSRDYGSKELISEFIRLSKQQVFNVVKEEGIPLKKGFLELAAYLRDAKIPSILASSNDRIAIDYFLETASIGQYFSKIVSANDVTNAKPNPEIFEHAWKASGLSSKNETVILEDSYNGVYAANNAHIPVIMVPDLIQPTKEVAARTQAVLGNLNEVKSYLEK; encoded by the coding sequence ATGAATTTAAAGTTAGTAATTTTTGATATGGATGGCTTAGTAGTTGACTCTGAAAAAATATATTTTGCAGCTAATCAAAGAGCAGCTAAAAAATTAGGCATGCAATATTCGATGGATTATTATCAACGCTTTATTGGTTCAGGAAATGATTTGATGTATTCAGAGATGAGCCGTGACTATGGAAGTAAAGAATTAATTTCTGAGTTTATTAGACTGAGTAAACAACAAGTTTTTAATGTGGTCAAAGAAGAGGGAATCCCGCTCAAAAAAGGATTTTTAGAATTAGCAGCTTATTTGCGGGATGCCAAAATACCTAGCATTTTAGCATCAAGTAATGATCGAATTGCGATTGATTATTTTTTAGAAACTGCTAGTATTGGACAATACTTTTCAAAAATAGTCTCAGCTAATGATGTAACTAATGCTAAACCCAATCCTGAAATCTTTGAACATGCATGGAAAGCTTCAGGTTTAAGTAGCAAGAATGAAACGGTGATCCTTGAAGATTCATATAATGGTGTTTACGCGGCAAATAATGCGCATATTCCTGTAATTATGGTCCCAGATTTAATACAGCCGACAAAAGAAGTCGCTGCGAGAACACAAGCAGTTTTAGGAAATCTAAATGAAGTAAAAAGCTACCTTGAAAAATGA
- the radC gene encoding RadC family protein, with translation MLTCRYNKEEIIQRLSKYKAESLSERELLFIFICGFLGNEKATKKVNNFFLQYTDLRQLKDLSEIELMEIVESENGVQMCKALCEFAKRLNKRPKLTLGKVYSSQEIGEEMVLEIGLKLQEVLLVILLDTKNQVIAKKVIFQGTLDTATVHPREIFRFAVQYAAARIMIVHNHPSGDTVPSKNDLQLTKRIEACGDMIGIGLLDHIVVGSSKYLSMREEKILS, from the coding sequence ATGTTGACATGTCGATACAATAAAGAAGAAATAATACAAAGATTGTCCAAGTATAAAGCAGAAAGCTTAAGTGAACGTGAACTTTTATTTATATTTATTTGTGGCTTCTTAGGAAATGAAAAAGCAACCAAAAAGGTTAATAATTTCTTTTTACAATATACGGATTTACGGCAATTAAAAGATTTGTCTGAGATAGAATTAATGGAAATTGTTGAAAGTGAAAATGGTGTTCAGATGTGCAAGGCACTTTGCGAATTTGCAAAAAGGCTTAATAAAAGACCAAAACTAACCTTAGGGAAAGTCTATAGCAGTCAAGAAATAGGGGAGGAAATGGTACTTGAGATAGGTCTAAAATTACAAGAAGTACTTCTTGTAATTTTGCTAGATACAAAAAATCAAGTAATTGCCAAAAAAGTTATTTTTCAAGGAACTTTGGATACAGCAACAGTACATCCGCGCGAAATTTTTCGTTTTGCAGTGCAGTATGCAGCAGCTAGAATTATGATCGTTCATAATCATCCAAGTGGCGATACTGTCCCTTCAAAAAATGATTTGCAGTTGACCAAAAGAATTGAAGCATGTGGTGATATGATAGGAATTGGATTACTCGATCATATTGTCGTAGGATCATCAAAGTATTTGAGTATGCGTGAAGAAAAAATTCTTTCTTAA
- a CDS encoding cold-shock protein: protein MLTGTVHFFEKDEGYGFITPDDDGQDIFVHFSAIKTEGYKTLVEGQRVEFVVAIGKRGPQAVNVHILQ from the coding sequence TTGCTTACAGGTACAGTTCATTTTTTTGAAAAAGACGAAGGATACGGATTTATTACCCCAGATGATGACGGGCAGGATATTTTTGTTCACTTTTCAGCAATTAAGACTGAAGGTTATAAGACTTTGGTTGAAGGTCAAAGGGTCGAGTTTGTCGTTGCTATCGGTAAACGAGGGCCACAAGCAGTTAATGTGCATATATTACAATAA
- a CDS encoding bifunctional folylpolyglutamate synthase/dihydrofolate synthase yields the protein MAFDDYEQAISFIHGRTKFKKIPTLARMKLFLELLGNPESALELIHVTGTNGKGSTVAFLRELLQEQGLKVGTFTSPFIVKFNERIQINKQMIPDDKLVELVNYIKPVVAQMDHDLSETEGGPTEFEIVTALMFLYFSQEKVDIAVIEVGIGGTFDSTNVIKKPLVSVITTVAHDHAKLLGNSLKQIAGHKAGIIKEGCPVVVGNIPEEALEVIKTRSAKKNARLFILNEDYFFKEAQKKISWGEVIDYKGLGFKIDGLQTSLMGEFQRENAAVALSAFLVVALQKKWQIGNKEVRLAIKKATWPGRFEAVSENPLVVLDGAHNIAAIDMITKTINKRFKQQHVYIIAAVLADKQPREMFAQLNRLRNTTIYATTFAGPRPVAKVEDVTEKIETIKYSENWQKALVEIVAQMSEEDMILITGSLYFVSEVRHYFLD from the coding sequence ATGGCATTTGATGACTACGAACAGGCAATTTCTTTTATTCATGGAAGAACGAAATTTAAGAAAATTCCAACTTTAGCTAGGATGAAGTTGTTTCTAGAACTTCTGGGTAATCCTGAATCTGCTTTAGAACTAATTCATGTAACAGGTACGAATGGTAAAGGATCAACTGTAGCTTTTTTAAGGGAGCTACTACAAGAACAAGGGTTAAAAGTGGGAACTTTTACCTCACCATTTATTGTCAAGTTCAATGAACGTATTCAGATTAACAAGCAGATGATTCCTGATGACAAGTTAGTTGAACTTGTCAATTATATAAAACCAGTTGTTGCACAAATGGATCATGATTTAAGCGAAACTGAAGGAGGACCAACTGAGTTTGAGATTGTTACAGCTTTAATGTTTCTATATTTTTCGCAGGAGAAAGTTGATATTGCAGTAATCGAGGTTGGGATTGGAGGAACATTTGATTCAACTAATGTAATAAAAAAGCCGCTTGTTTCAGTAATAACGACAGTTGCACATGATCATGCGAAATTATTGGGTAACTCGTTGAAACAAATTGCTGGACATAAAGCAGGGATAATCAAGGAAGGTTGCCCAGTTGTGGTTGGAAATATTCCTGAAGAGGCGCTTGAGGTAATTAAGACAAGGTCTGCAAAAAAGAATGCGAGATTGTTTATTCTCAACGAGGATTATTTTTTCAAAGAGGCACAAAAAAAGATTTCATGGGGAGAAGTCATTGATTATAAAGGGTTGGGTTTTAAAATTGACGGCCTGCAGACTTCCCTTATGGGTGAATTTCAACGTGAGAATGCAGCTGTTGCACTCAGTGCTTTTTTAGTTGTCGCACTACAAAAAAAATGGCAGATAGGAAATAAAGAAGTTCGTTTAGCTATAAAAAAAGCAACTTGGCCAGGGAGATTTGAAGCGGTAAGTGAAAATCCTCTAGTTGTCCTTGATGGAGCACACAACATTGCGGCGATTGATATGATTACCAAAACAATCAATAAAAGATTCAAGCAGCAACATGTTTACATAATTGCTGCAGTGTTGGCGGATAAACAACCACGGGAGATGTTTGCACAGTTGAACAGACTTCGAAATACAACAATATACGCAACAACATTTGCAGGCCCACGACCGGTAGCGAAAGTGGAAGATGTTACTGAAAAAATTGAAACGATCAAATATTCCGAGAATTGGCAAAAAGCCTTAGTTGAAATTGTTGCGCAAATGTCAGAAGAAGATATGATTTTGATTACTGGATCTTTGTACTTTGTTTCTGAAGTAAGACACTATTTTTTAGATTAG